In one Salvelinus sp. IW2-2015 linkage group LG26, ASM291031v2, whole genome shotgun sequence genomic region, the following are encoded:
- the LOC111952571 gene encoding tropomyosin alpha-4 chain-like isoform X4 gives MAGLNSLDAVKRKIQCLQQQADDAEDRAQVLQRELDGERELREKAEGDVAGLNRRIQLVEEELDRAQERLATALQKLEEAEKAADESERGMKVIENRASKDEEKMEMQEMQLKEAKHIAEEADRKYEEVARKLVILEGELERAEERAEVSELKCSDLEEELKNVTNNLKSLEASSEKYSEKEDKYEEEIKVLSDKLKEAETRAEFAERTVAKLEKFIDDLEDELYAQKLKYKAISEELDHALNDMTSL, from the exons ATGGCAGGTTTGAATTCTTTGGACGCTGTGAAGAGAAAAATCCAGTGTTTGCAACAGCAAGCCGACGATGCAGAAGACCGAGCCCAGGTTTTACAGAGAGAACTGGATGGGGAACGAGAACTTCGGGAGAAA gcGGAGGGTGATGTGGCGGGTCTGAACCGCAGGATCCAGCTGGTGGAGGAGGAGTTGGACCGGGCCCAGGAGAGGCTGGCCACTGCGCTGCAGAAACTGGAGGAGGCCGAGAAGGCTGCGGACGAGAGCGAGAG AGGCATGAAGGTGATCGAGAACCGGGCCTCCAAGGACGAGGAGAAGATGGAGATGCAGGAGATGCAGCTAAAGGAGGCCAAACACATCGCTGAGGAGGCCGACCGCAAATACGAGGAG GTAGCCCGTAAGCTGGTAATCCTTGAGGGAGAACTggagagagctgaggagaggGCCGAGGTCTCAGAACT TAAATGCAGTGATCTGGAGGAGGAGTTGAAAAATGTGACCAACAACCTAAAATCCCTAGAAGCCTCATCTGAGAAG TACTCAGAAAAAGAGGACAAGTATGAAGAGGAGATCAAGGTTCTTAGTGACAAGCTGAAGGAG GCTGAGACTCGTGCAGAGTTTGCAGAGAGGACAGTGGCCAAACTGGAAAAGTTCATTGATGACCTGGAAG ATGAACTTTACGCTCAGAAGCTGAAGTACAAGGCTATCAGCGAGGAGCTGGATCATGCCCTCAATGACATGACCTCCTTGTAG
- the LOC111952571 gene encoding tropomyosin alpha-4 chain-like isoform X2: MAGLNSLDAVKRKIQCLQQQADDAEDRAQVLQRELDGERELREKAEGDVAGLNRRIQLVEEELDRAQERLATALQKLEEAEKAADESERGMKVIENRASKDEEKMEMQEMQLKEAKHIAEEADRKYEEVARKLVILEGELERAEERAEVSELKCSDLEEELKNVTNNLKSLEASSEKYSEKEDKYEEEIKVLSDKLKEAETRAEFAERTVAKLEKFIDDLEEKLAGAKEENLGMHQVLDQTLQELNSL; the protein is encoded by the exons ATGGCAGGTTTGAATTCTTTGGACGCTGTGAAGAGAAAAATCCAGTGTTTGCAACAGCAAGCCGACGATGCAGAAGACCGAGCCCAGGTTTTACAGAGAGAACTGGATGGGGAACGAGAACTTCGGGAGAAA gcGGAGGGTGATGTGGCGGGTCTGAACCGCAGGATCCAGCTGGTGGAGGAGGAGTTGGACCGGGCCCAGGAGAGGCTGGCCACTGCGCTGCAGAAACTGGAGGAGGCCGAGAAGGCTGCGGACGAGAGCGAGAG AGGCATGAAGGTGATCGAGAACCGGGCCTCCAAGGACGAGGAGAAGATGGAGATGCAGGAGATGCAGCTAAAGGAGGCCAAACACATCGCTGAGGAGGCCGACCGCAAATACGAGGAG GTAGCCCGTAAGCTGGTAATCCTTGAGGGAGAACTggagagagctgaggagaggGCCGAGGTCTCAGAACT TAAATGCAGTGATCTGGAGGAGGAGTTGAAAAATGTGACCAACAACCTAAAATCCCTAGAAGCCTCATCTGAGAAG TACTCAGAAAAAGAGGACAAGTATGAAGAGGAGATCAAGGTTCTTAGTGACAAGCTGAAGGAG GCTGAGACTCGTGCAGAGTTTGCAGAGAGGACAGTGGCCAAACTGGAAAAGTTCATTGATGACCTGGAAG aaaaattAGCAGGTGCCAAAGAAGAGAACCTGGGAATGCATCAAGTCCTGGATCAAACACTGCAAGAGCTCAACAGCTTATAa